GCCCAGATCATTGTGCGTCTTAATGTTCATTCCTTGCTCATTTCTGAGTTCACGTATTCTTCTTGCCCATTCACTACTACCATCTGCAACTTGTTGCAAAGTACTTGAATCAAGAACCTTACCCACATTAGCAAGAAAGTAATCTCGTAGCTTAGCTTTAGCACCTTGCCCCTTCTTTGCTCTTTTCATTTTTTTTATCCCTCGCTTCTGCAGTTTGAATTGCCATCGCAATTGCTACACCTACAGCATTTGCTACTGGTGGTGGAAATGCGTTCCCAACTTGGCGATATGCATTAGTCTTTTTCCCTGTAATATCCCAATCCGGCGGAAACCCTTGTATTAAAGCAGCCATTTTTACAGTTAGTCTAGGCAATCCCACAAAATCAGGAGAAGGCGGCTCATCAGCTAACGTATGCCCATTCACACCTATTGCTTCCCAGGCACGTTTTGCTCTGGTTGGTCCCAAATCAGGACCTCCGTGTTTTTTCGAGCCACCTACAAGTGTAGGAGCTATAACATTCGCTTTCTTTTTCCAATCATCGGCTCCGACCCAACCTCGACTTGCCATTTGTTCATATAATACCTCTCCTACAGTTGGTGCTGGTAATTCAATAGGAATAGGCCATTGAAAGAACTTTGCATACTTTTTCTTTAGAGCTACGAATACTACTCGAGGTCTAAGCTGAGGAACACCAAAATCAGATGCATTAAACAGCCTCCACTCTCCTTCATATCCAAGCCTTTTAATAGCATCGGTAAAAGCCTCTCTATACTCACTAAAACCAGCAGCCATTAAACCCGCAACATTTTCAATCATAATTGCGTTGGGTGAACATTCTTTTGCTAGTCTAGGAACTTCTGGTAATAAATCCCTATCATCTAATGCACCAAGCTGATTTCCTCCCGTAGAAAACGGTTGGCATGGCGGCCCTCCAGCTAATAGGTCTATTTTTCCTTTGAATGTCTTCGCACTAAAGTTCCTCAAGTCTTCAGGGACAACATTCCACGAAGGCCTATTAGCTCTGAGTGTGTTGCATGCATGTTCATCAATCTCAACTAAGGCAAGATGTTCAAATCCTGCTTGTTCAAGGCCTATTGCTTGCCCACCAGCACCTGCACATATTTCTAAAGAAGTAAGTATTCTTGCCATAAACACACCTCCAAACATATGTTTCCATTATAATAAATCGTGCGATAGGATTCCACCAATAAATAGAGGTAATTTTTAATAGTTCCCAAGACACCGGTAGAGCTCACATTTAGAAGCACCTTCTGGGAGTCTTTCTGTTTATCCGATTCTTTAGTGTTCATTCATACCGGAGTTATTCATAGCACCTGGTTAGCTATCATCTAATCGGATAATAGGATTATACCATTGTCCACGATCCTATTGCTTTAATTTGCCTGGATAGAAGAATGCATGAAGTAACAAACGAAACTGAATTGTCGAATGTTTCGCTTATTAGATTCATCATATATAACTTTACCTATTGGCACTTGGAATGTGAAGACATAAGGATTAACATTGAATCACCCGACGATTTAGCCTCAAACAGAAGATCGGACATTTTATTAAGGACGGCTCTGCGGCGTTCAAGGCTAATCGCGCAGTGTATTGTTCCGCTTCTAAGCGCGCTTCGAATCCGTGATTCCACGGTATGACCGCCGAATCGGTAATGACTTATCCGCTGGATTTCCATCTGTATCACCGAACAAACCCTTTTAAGGAAAGGTTTATAACCCTGTATTACTTTTGTTTAAAATGAATAAACTCGTGCTAAAAAACAGCCCTCAAACCCGCATTCCACCGTTACCCGAAAAATAAACTCGTGCTACAAATCACTGATTCCCCTGACTTTTTTATCGACTTTTTCTATCCGAATTTATTATAATCTGAATAATGTCTTGATATAAAAACAGGGGAAAGGCATGATGGATTGGGTTTCCCCTGTCCTCCATTCATCCCTTCCCCGATTTTATCACGGCTTTATCGATTTTTTAGCGCGGGTTTATTGTGGGGTTACAAACTTTCCTAACCAACAACGCCACACTCTCCACATGGGATGAGTGCTGACGGTAGATAAAATAAAACGAGATGTAGCTGTGTTCACCCGACATAAACATCTTTAACAAGATTCAGTATTTAAAATTTCAAAGGGAGGAGGATTAAGGCCCCCTCTTTTACTCTATCGTGTCCCCAGAAACCTATTAGCGTACACAATACTGACCTACAAGCCTCCCTTAAAATTAGTCGTTAATAATCAGTTCATTGATATGGGAATAGTCCGCTAAGTTAATATTATGCCCTGCACAGATCAATAAGGCCTTTTGATACTCATCTATTTTTATATGTTCAATCATTTTAAAATTTTCGTAGTTAGATGTAATTGTATTAATACTAATACTTTGAGCTTGTATTCCTAATGAATTAATGAGTATTTCCCAAAAATATTTGTTATATATATTTCTGTAACTAACTGGATTAATATAATCTTGGATAAATCTCGAATCAATACTTGCTATTAACTTTAAAACTAATGGCTTCATGTTTGGTGATGATCCAGAAAACGATCGAAATATATCGAACATTAAGCGTTGTCCTGAAATTGTTAGTCATGTAGGACAAGAGCTTTTACGAGACTCAAAGTTGGAGGATGAATGGATTAAGCGTTCAACCCCTTCTGTCATTACCTTAAAAGTCAAAATCGATGAAATCGACCCTACAACATTCCCATGGGCGGTTGTGGATGATACAGGGGGTAGATCGTATTTGTTACTGAAAGCATTTGAACGACTATTGTTTCTTAATACGAACTATCCATCTGACAATCCAATGATTTACCTAAAAGAGACAGCAAACATTAGTGCTGAATGCATTTTTGATATAAGGAAAATAAGAGAATAAGATTGATAATAGAGAATCAGCGATAGTCTCATAAAGGATCAAAAAGTTCCGCATGATTATTTAGTAACATCAATTGCACCTCTATTACATATTATTCATCTTATCATATCGTAGAAAGTACGTCCTAATACTGGAGTGCTTTGTCTAAATAAACCATTAATCTTATTACTAATTATTCAAAAATGTATACACCATTTGCTCCCCATCCACATTACTGAATAAGTCTTCAAAAAAAAAGGAAGGGGAGAAAAACTCATCCCTTCCTTTTCTCTTGCCTGTATTATAGTTCTATACTTTTACTGGTGTCTTATTTTTCACGTTTTATGTCATAAAACTGAAAACATGTACTAAACAGCACGCCTGATTTATTTACTTTATGTTATATGCAGGAACATATCAACTTAATCGCTTTCTTCATCATTTTACATAGTCTTCTTTTAAAATACTGAATATTTCTAAATCGACAATACCTTTACCTGCCCATAGTATTGCTTGTCTTAATGCTCCTTTTTTTGATGTAGCCATTCTTCAACAATACCTTCTCTAAAGTCTCATTAGAGGAGCACTTCATTTTGCCCAATGTCCTAACCTGTCCCATGCAACACGAGTATCCAAATAGCTTCCAACTAACATACGCTACTTCATACTCCTACAGCTTCTTGCCTCCCCGATCATCTCGCCTTTCTATTTATAGTTTGTAACCTCTATGTTATTGCGGCTACATCGATTTGTTTTTAATATGGCGGTTTGAGTTAGGCAAACGGCTCGATGCCCCCCCTGCTACACCAAATAGTTATTTTTTGGCATAGCAAGAGATAATAGATCTGTATATACCAAAAAAAGAAAAAAAAGATCATTGA
Above is a window of Paenibacillus uliginis N3/975 DNA encoding:
- a CDS encoding DNA cytosine methyltransferase; this translates as MARILTSLEICAGAGGQAIGLEQAGFEHLALVEIDEHACNTLRANRPSWNVVPEDLRNFSAKTFKGKIDLLAGGPPCQPFSTGGNQLGALDDRDLLPEVPRLAKECSPNAIMIENVAGLMAAGFSEYREAFTDAIKRLGYEGEWRLFNASDFGVPQLRPRVVFVALKKKYAKFFQWPIPIELPAPTVGEVLYEQMASRGWVGADDWKKKANVIAPTLVGGSKKHGGPDLGPTRAKRAWEAIGVNGHTLADEPPSPDFVGLPRLTVKMAALIQGFPPDWDITGKKTNAYRQVGNAFPPPVANAVGVAIAMAIQTAEARDKKNEKSKEGARC